In Salvia miltiorrhiza cultivar Shanhuang (shh) chromosome 4, IMPLAD_Smil_shh, whole genome shotgun sequence, the DNA window aataataataataataataataataataataataataataatatatttttatatgaataaTATGAGGAAATATTAAGGGTTTGGTATAACTGAAAAGGACAAATTGCTTGTGTTTATCATGTCTTCCGCCTATTTGGTAGAGCAGTTTAATTAACATTGGGGCCCGTAGGAATGGCCAGGCCGCTGCTAAATTACTGCTCCGCCTTGTGAGTGTGCACCGCGGTGAGGGCTAGTTATCTTTTACTCAGATTGTACAATTTTTggattaaaaatttatttttgattttacccttttattttatgttaatcATGGATTTTCTGCCGGGCTAGGTCAAATGAGCCTCTCCAACAATCATCTTGCCGGCGATTTGCCACTGAGCATCGGAAATTTTGCTGGCGTTTAAAAGTTTTTGCTTGATGGCAACAAATTCTCCAGCAAAATTCCGGCCGAGATAGGAAAGTTGCAGCAGCTGTCAAATATAGATTTCAGCCACAACGACTTCACCGACCCCATTGCGCTTGAGATTAGGGAATGAAAGCTTTTGACATTCGTCGATCTCAGCCGGAATCAGCTAGCTGGCGAGATTACTGGTATGAAGATCTCTAACTACTATATCCACATGGAGTCACCATGTGAGCATTCAAAAACTAGTGACATTCTTAAGTTGATGAACCACATCTAAATTACTAATCACCCAAACAAATGGCATACCCTAGGAGTCTGCGCAACAAAAGTGGAAAAATGTAGAAGCACCTGACCTGGGAGATGAGAAgtgaaattgaattgaaattagTGTTGGAGGTAGGCGTTGTTGGCTTCGCAAGACAAGAAAGTGTTTCTGAGCGCGGCCTGTAGTGGTTGGAGAGGCGGCGGGCGAGCCTCCAAGGACTTGAGCAACTTGCACACCTTGAGATTGAGGGCGGCGTAGTAGCAGTGATCGCTGTTGAAGGTATGCGACCCCTATTTGGGGCCTTGCAAAAAGGGACACACGTGTCTTTTCAAAATTTGGTCGaggataaatttataatttcatCAATTAATCATGTGTTTAGTAATATCTATCAAACAACTGAACATTGTTTTCTATAATTGTAACCTTGCTAACAAACACACATATACACTACATAACAAGCCATACCTATAATGGGCCCTTAAATTTTAATCTACCAAGGCTGATCTTAACTTGGCTACCAACAGCTTCATATCAAACAAATTAAAAGGATGGATTTCCATGTATAAGAGGAAGAGCTCTTGAATTCAATTTTTACCATTCCCGACTCTCTCCTCATCTAAAAAATGCTATCTTTGTATATGTGTGTTAACTTAGTCATAAAATGATTAATGTTTAAAGTTAAATGTATTGGATTCAAATTTATCGTGATatgatctttaaatttatttgttaatttataaaaaaaatggtatATTTGAACTTTGATTTGAATTAAATATCATTATAATTGGATATGTTGTGCATACGTACGGGCCAGTTCATTTCAAAAGCTCGCATACAGAACAACTGGAAACCGTATTGTCAAAAATTAACAAAGTGAAGAGAATAGAACTAATATTTCGGACCAAACTGTCTAAATGGATCAAATTTAATTACCTCGATTTTGAAATACTAATAGAAATTCAAGAACAATAACTGATCGATTTGAATTGAAGTGAGAATGATATCAAATTTGAATGTAATTTATATAGGTATATTGAACTAATGAATCAATCGAATTCCATTTTGCTAACTTGGCTAATGAACATCCATTTGAAGATTTTCAAGGGATGAAGACCTTTTCTATGAATAAAGAGGTATAGAACACCCCAACCTCATCGCTCTGGCTTCCCCAAAATAAACGTAGCTAATGAACTAATTAATATAAATGATGAAAACCACAcagcaaaaaaaattacaagcTTCATCATCAACACTTAATTTCTGCTTTGTGGCCTgtacatatattatatagtatATTCATTGTCTAAACAACAGTGCGCGCTAATGATCACATAAAATCTGTAAATTTATCTTGccgattatatataaaaattgatttgTTAAGAATTAAGAATCCACCAAAGAGTCGTGATTCACCATTTTATTGCAGGATTTTGTAATACGAGGTATAATTCatatacctttttttttttttttttttttgaaaaaatgagagttattagagtaaaaaaataaattaatgatacTCCATTTTTGAAAAATGTTAAAAATTTGCGATACAAATTTTGATtaatctatttttaaattatcaattattttcttacacacacatacatatatatatatatatatatatattaaagtttgtaaattaatttatttaatttgtcaTAAAAAATTCCGGCATTTAAtttataatctttttttttttgcaaaatatattcattatatttaacgataaaataaaattgggtCATAAGCTAAAAATGCCAAAACTTGGGTAACAAACTATTATtaactttttattattattattattattattattattattattattattattattattattattattattattattattattattattattattattattattattattattattattattattattcttgaaAATATTGTGGAAAATTAAGAATGAGAAATTTTTACACTAGTGAAAGTTAGTTTGGTAACGTGAATAGATACTCTATCTTGGAAAAAGAAATGATTGATTTACCTTCATCTATAAAGGTAGAATAATTAAGAGCAATTTGAAAATCCACAGTACtccattttttgaaaatttgaggTACGACATATACTAAATAGAGGTGGACATATACAGCAATCCTTGCTTTCTAATTAATACACGAATTTGGATCATAATAGTTTACTCACTTTTTACGCATTACCAATCTGATCGTCTAAAGGCAAACCTGATCAACACTTACTAGAAATTCTCATCATTTAGGACATCTTAATTTTGGAGAAAATACATTGATTTAGTCTAATAGTATTACTTTGCAATAGTTAATTTAAATCCAATAAATCGTTAAATTGGATTTATGATCATTTAGGGCAATACAAACCAAAAAACGACACATAGGATTGCCAACATGGACAAAACAACATCGTTTTATGTTTAGGTGAATACATATGATCAGTTTAGCTAGCccaataaaagaagaaaaaagaaaaaaagaaacaattGATTGAGCTAAAATTAATTGTTAGAAAGTCATATATCATGCTAATTAAACCTGTGTATTCACCTTAAATACAAAAGAACGTCGTTTCTTCCACGGTCCACGTGTTATTTAATTTTCGGTTGTCAATTGTGCTTTTTGATGCTAGATATCACTTTTTGCGATAAAATAGTCACAAGTCGAAGACTAAAATTGTTATCAAGtcatattattgaggtaaaTAGGTGTATTTTCTCTTAATTTGTCAccaattgattaattaataatcaatcaatcaatcaattaattaattcgtgAACAGAATAATActtttaagaaatattagtactatactccctccgtccctttATATTGGCTCCTTTACTCTCACTGAAGGGACCAATGCAAATggcacggagggagtattatatacctaataaaatttcttgaaagtGGTGGGAATTTTAGTTGGTAGAGTCTTCAGAACTCTTACATGCCACCCGCATTCTGGAAAAGCTAAGCAAATACTATAAAACTGCCAAAATGGATTAGACAAGGAATATAATAATGCAACGTGCATCCATGCACTTGTTCTTACAACCCACCTACATTCCATCGCACATATATATGCCGAAAACCCAATTAAAATTCAGACCATATATACATCCTCATTAATGGCGTCGAAGCCGAAGCCCCACACCTCTTCCTTCATCCTTTTCTTGATAGCCCTCCTAGTCTTCACCATCTACTACCTACGACAGCTGCACGACTGCTTCCAAAGCGCAGTAACCTACTCGGAACCATCTACCAATCCCGACTGGTACGACGTCATTGCGAGGGACGTGGGAGACGAGCGGATGATCAACATCGGGCTGCTGAACATGGACGGCGATGAAACGGCGGCGTTGGAGGCCAAGGGGAAGGTGGTGAAGGTGGAGTTGGAGCCGCTGGATAAGGGCGTGCAGTGGTCGGACTTGTTCCCGGAGTGGATCAACGAGAGCTCGACGATGACGAGCTGCCCGGAGCTCTCAATGCCGGAGTTCGGGAGGTACGAGGAGCTGGACGTGGTGGTGGCTAGGGTTCCTTGTAATAAGTGTGAGGAGAGTGGGTGGAGGGATGTTGCTAGGTTGCATGTGAATTTGGTGGTGGCTAATTTGTTGGTGAGAAGTGGGAGAGTGGGAAGTGGTAGGCCCCTTTTTGCAGTGTTTGTGGGGTGTTGTGGTCCGATGTGGGAGATTTTCCGGTGTGATGATCTGCTGCTACGCGTTGCTGATTCTTGGATTTACAAACCTCAGTTGAGGAGGCTCAAACAGATTGTGCGCCTGCCCGTCGGAACTTGCCAAGTCACCCCGCCGTCACCACAATCCGGTAATGTttaatttatagattatattCATGTGGTTTTCCAATGGATTAGTgtttatgtttaatttattaGGCGAAGAATTGAGTGAGGAGAAAGCACGAGAGGCATACGTTACAGTGCTACACTCGTCAGAAGCGTACGTGTGTGGAGCAATAGCTCTAGCACAGAGCATCATCCAAACAAACACAACGAGAGAGCTGGTCCTCCTTGTTGAGCTTTCCACATCATGTGGACCCCACTTTTGACAAATGTGAATCAACTTTTGACATTTGCAGTCTTCTTCAACAATTTGCTGCAGCCCACCAAATTGGAAGAGCAAAGCAGCAAACTTCAACAAACAACAGCTCAactttcctataaatagagctatgTATTCGGCAAATGTAGAAGTGCAGAGTGCGAGAGAAAAGTGAGgcaaaacaagagagagtttggtgagtgcattttgagagaagaaaattgtgaggaaaaattataggatttttcatctctcttaaaatagtagctcagtcctcttgtgttttccaagttattaaacttgagatttgtgtttcccctattttgtgtagggagaattttttgtaagcctactatatacatagtggaagatttctagactacggtctcgtggttttttccaatttgggttttccacgtaaaaattcttgtctcatattttcttatattttgcaccaaatacttttcttggtttggatcccattttgtaatccagcaagagggaaaagaattatcctggttccgctgtgcaagtgtcatttTTGGATACtcgtgaatatttattcaccacttttcccaacaagtggtatcagagccacctTGGTTCTGAGGCGGATTAAAAATGGAGGAATCGTCGTCGCTTGGTGGTATGTTCAAATTGAACGGATCAAATTACTCAATTTGGAAGCCAAGCATGTTGGATCTTCTCTATTGTAAGGATCTCTATTTGCCCTTACATGGAGATGATGCCAAACCAAAGGATATGAGTGATGATGAATGGGTCATCATGCACAGAAAAACAGTTGGTTACGTCCGGCGCTTCATTGAACAcagtatttttcatcattttgctaatgaggaaaaagctgacgttctttggaagaaaatggaagctatgtttgaaaggaaaaatgctttaaacaaagcttccatcatcagaaaAATCGTTCGCTTGCGATATGCGGAGGGTGCCAACATGACGGAGCACCTCAATGCATACCAGGGTCTTATCAACCAATCCACCAACATGAAGATTTCTCTTGATGATGAAGTCGTAGCTTTATTGCTACTTAGTTCGTTGCCGGACAGTTGGGACACTCTTGTAGTGTCAATCAGCAACTCGGCTCCAGGTGGAGCACTGACCTTGCAGATGGTCAAAGATTGTCTTCTTAATGAAGAATCCAGAAGAAAAGATCAAGAACGTTCTTCTGAGACAAAGGCGATGATTGCTGAAAACGGAGATCGAGGGAGAAGTAAAAGTAAAGGCTCTCAATACTCGAGAGATAAATCCAGGGGGAAGTCTAAACCCAGAAAAGACTTCAAATGCCATTATTGCGGTGGTCCAAACCACTATGAGAGAgactgcagaaagaagaaaagagatcaagcgcgtggaaataatgaaaatgCTGAGAAAGACACAACAGCAGTTGCAACTGATGGCGATGTTGTCGTAGTTTGCGATGATGCTCTTGTGAGTTCGTCATGCCAACAAACAGACTGGATCGTTGATTCGGGTGCATCATATCACATTTCACCACATCGTGATATGTTTGCATCCTACACCGGTGGCAGCTTTGGCAAAGTCAGAATGGCCAATCATGGTGTGACAGAAGTTGCTGGTATAGGAGACATTGTCCTGCTTACTGACACTGGATGTAAGCTTATCTTAAAAGATGTCCGACATGTTCCTGATATCAGACTCAATATTATTTCCACTGGCAAGCTCGACGATGATGGTTACATCAACCATTTCGGCGGAGGAAAATGGAAGCTAATCAAAGGCTCTCTAATTGCAGCAAAGGGTAGAAAGCAAAATTCTCTCTACATGATGCATGCAACGTTGTCCAATGGAGAGGTGAATGCAGTCGTCAAAAATTCCTCCATTGAGATATGGCATAAGAGGCTAGGGCATCTGAGCCAGAAAGGTCTGGAGATCTTGGCTAGAAGAAGCCTCATCCCTGAGGTTAAAGGAATGCATTTGGAAACCTGTGTTGATTGTTTGGCCGGAAAACAACACAGAGTTGCATTCAAGAGCTTCTCTCCCTCAAGAAGAGCTCAACCTCTTGATTTGGTGCACACAGATTTGTGCTACATGAAAGACAGAACTCTTGGTGGCGCActatatttcgtcactttcattgacgatttttCGAGGAAAGTCTGGTGTTTTGCTTTGAAAACCAAAGACCAAACGTTGGAGGTCTTTAAGAATTTTCAAGCAAAAGTCGAGAGACAAACGGGAAGGAAACTGAAGTGTGTTCGTGCAGACAACGGCGGTGAGTACCAAGGCCCGTTTGAGCAACACTGCAGGAACCATGGTATCAAGCTTGAGAAAAGCGTCCCAAAGACCCCTCAACACAATGGCGTGGCAGAAAGGATGAACAGAACAATTTGTGAGAGAATCAAATGCATGCTGTCGCACTCCAAACTGCCAAAATCCTTTTGGGGTGAAGCTATGAGGACCGCAGTTGACTTGATCAACCTTTCTCCATCAACTCCTCTGGGTGGTGACATTCCAGATAGAGTTTGGTCCGGGAAAGACGTGTCTTACAAACACTTGAGAGTGTTTGGCTGCAGGGCTTTTGTTCACATTCCAAAAGATGAGAGATCCAAGCTTGATGATAAAACCAAACCATGTATCTTCTTGGGATACGCTCATGAAGAGTTTGGTTATAGATTATGGGACCCAGTTAACAGGAAAGTCATCAGAAGCAGGGATGTTGTATTCCTTGAAGATCAAGTTCCTGATGATGCGAAGGAAAAGCCTGAATCTAATTCAGAAGTTCCTGTCAACTTAGATCCAGTTCCTTCACCGACACTCCAGAATTACGGGGGAGATACCCAATCGGAGCATGGTGATCCGGTTGATGATGAAGCAGGTGACGATCAGACTCCACCTGTACAAGATGATGTCCCTCCAGTCAGAAGGTCTACCAGAGAAAGACAACCTTCTACCAGATATAGCCCACATGAGTATGTAATGCTCACTGATGGAGGAGAGCCACAGAGTTTTGTAGAAGCCATGGCGCATGACCAAAAGGAGAAGTGGTTAGAagccatgaaggaggagatgaacTCCTTAGTTGAAAATCACACCTATGACTTAGTGAAGTTGCCAGCCGGCAAGAGATCGCTGAAAAACA includes these proteins:
- the LOC131023600 gene encoding putative UDP-glucuronate:xylan alpha-glucuronosyltransferase 4 — protein: MASKPKPHTSSFILFLIALLVFTIYYLRQLHDCFQSAVTYSEPSTNPDWYDVIARDVGDERMINIGLLNMDGDETAALEAKGKVVKVELEPLDKGVQWSDLFPEWINESSTMTSCPELSMPEFGRYEELDVVVARVPCNKCEESGWRDVARLHVNLVVANLLVRSGRVGSGRPLFAVFVGCCGPMWEIFRCDDLLLRVADSWIYKPQLRRLKQIVRLPVGTCQVTPPSPQSGEELSEEKAREAYVTVLHSSEAYVCGAIALAQSIIQTNTTRELVLLADDHVSPESMNGLRAAGWKIKRIRRIRSPHSRKDSYNEWNYSKLRLWQLVEYDKVMFIDADLIVTRNLDGFFGHPQISAAGNDRHMFNSGLMLLEPSACTFRTLMKRRWLVRSYNGGDQGYLNEMFPWWHRLPKKINHLKFFPPSGDGHYEHRIPDDAYALHYLGLKPWMCYKDYDCNWDKAITQIFASDSANQRWWRVYDTMPKSLRRFCALTPKADARIRKHRIKAKRANFADGHWRIKVHDPRQII